ATGAATCCCGCCGCGCTTAAAGCCAATATCAAATCCCTCAAACCCAACGGCGTATTGATCGTCAATGCGGAATCGTTTGGCGAACGCGATCTGAAACTGGCCAACTGTGCGACCAATCCGCTCGAGGACGGTACGGTGGACGGTTATCAGCTTTTTAGAGTGGATATGTCGTCTCATACCAAAGCGGCGCTCAAAGATACGGGGCTTGATCACAAATCCATGGAGCGTTGCAAAAATTTTTTTTCACTCGGCATGATAGCCTGGTTGTACAATCGTCCGATGGACGGTACGATCAAATTTCTTAAAGAAAAATTTGCCAAAAAGCCTTTACTCGCCGAGTCCAATATCCTCGCTATGAAAGCGGGTTATGCGTATTGCGAAGCGACAGAAGCCTTTGCTAATTCGTATGAAATCCCTCCGGCCAAGTTACCCGCCGGAAAATATCGCAATATCAGCGGAAACGAAGCGATCGCTTTAGGTTTTGTAGCGGCTTCTCAAAAATCGGGATTGGAATTGTTTTTAGGTTCGTACCCGATCACGCCGGCCAGCGATATTTTGCACGGTCTTGCGAAGTATAAAAATTTTGGCGTTAAAACGTTTCAGGCCGAAGATGAAATCGCGGCGATATGCGCAGCGATCGGCGCTTCATTTGCCGGTGAACTTGGCATCACGAGTACGTCCGGCCCCGGTGTCTGTCTCAAAAGCGAAGCTATAGGTCTTGCCGTGATGACCGAGCTTCCGCTGGTCGTGATCAATGTACAACGCGCCGGTCCGAGCACAGGGCTTCCTACCAAAACCGAACAGTCCGATCTTTTGCAAGCGATGTTTGGACGTAACGGTGAATCGCCCGTGCCCATCATTGCGGCTTCGCGTCCGGCCGATTGTTTTGAATGCGCCTACGAAGCAGCACGCATTGCAGTCAAATATATGACGCCGGTATTTCTGCTCGCCGACGGATATATCGGTAATGGCGCCGAACCGTGGCTCATTCCCGATTCCGATAAACTCAACGAATTTTCTGCGCATCGGACGTTCACCGGTGAAAAGTTTACGCCGTATGTTCGCGATGAAAAAACGCTTGCACGCCCGTGGATTGTACCGGGTACGCCGGGATTCGAACATCGTATCGGCGGCTTGGAGAAAAAAAATATCGCCGGTACGGTCAATTACGAACCGGAAAATCATGATTATATGGTGCGCATTCGCGGCGAAAAAGTGAAACGTATCGCGCAGGAGTGGAATCCGTTATCAATAGACGGACCGGACTCGGGTGATCTTTTGGTGATCGGTTGGGGCGGTACCTACGGCGCAATTCGTACAGCCGTTGATCGAAGCCGCGAAAAAGGATTGAGCGTGTCCCGTATTCATCTGCGTTGGATCAATCCGTTTCCGCAAGATCTTGGCGCGATTCTCAAACGATTCAAACATGTACTGATTCCTGAAATCAATCTCGGCCAACTCCGCATGTTGATCCGTGCGGAATATCTCGTGGATGCGATCGGACTCAATAAGGTGACCGGTCAGCCGTTTAGCGTACGTGAAATCGAAAATAAAATTACGGAAATTTTAAAGAAATAATTTTTCTGCCCGATCGTTGTTAATAACGTCGCGGTGCAG
This sequence is a window from bacterium. Protein-coding genes within it:
- a CDS encoding 2-oxoacid:acceptor oxidoreductase subunit alpha; the protein is MAAESVLNLDEVTIRLAGDSGDGMQLVGTELTNASALLGNDVGTLPDYPAEIRAPAGTLPGVSGFQLHIGSFDIHTPGDEVDVLVAMNPAALKANIKSLKPNGVLIVNAESFGERDLKLANCATNPLEDGTVDGYQLFRVDMSSHTKAALKDTGLDHKSMERCKNFFSLGMIAWLYNRPMDGTIKFLKEKFAKKPLLAESNILAMKAGYAYCEATEAFANSYEIPPAKLPAGKYRNISGNEAIALGFVAASQKSGLELFLGSYPITPASDILHGLAKYKNFGVKTFQAEDEIAAICAAIGASFAGELGITSTSGPGVCLKSEAIGLAVMTELPLVVINVQRAGPSTGLPTKTEQSDLLQAMFGRNGESPVPIIAASRPADCFECAYEAARIAVKYMTPVFLLADGYIGNGAEPWLIPDSDKLNEFSAHRTFTGEKFTPYVRDEKTLARPWIVPGTPGFEHRIGGLEKKNIAGTVNYEPENHDYMVRIRGEKVKRIAQEWNPLSIDGPDSGDLLVIGWGGTYGAIRTAVDRSREKGLSVSRIHLRWINPFPQDLGAILKRFKHVLIPEINLGQLRMLIRAEYLVDAIGLNKVTGQPFSVREIENKITEILKK